The sequence below is a genomic window from Coffea arabica cultivar ET-39 chromosome 4c, Coffea Arabica ET-39 HiFi, whole genome shotgun sequence.
ttcttgaattatgttgaatatatttctattatttgacttgattatttatttgtaATTCTAAAGTTTTGACAATGATCATTTTCCAATGAATTTATATTTATCAATTTTAGCATATCACTCATACAAATCCACTtaaattgtagaaaatggtcattttttaaaaaaaaatttctattgatttttatgCTTTCTTTCCATTGGAATTCAATTTAGGTTGAAACGATATCCATGTAAACACAGGATtgcaaaagttttctcaaattACTTTTTTGCATTAGCTTTTAATGATTTGGTCAAATAATAAGTTAATTATCGATTAGTTTGCTTTTCAACATTCTTTTTAGGTGTAAAAGAATCAAAACATTAAGTGCATTTACTTCCTGCTATATCTCGTTTATTCATGTATTGACCTACCACCATTACTAAACATAATTACATCATGAGATAAGATTTGATTGAAACAAATTATTAAGTTGTTAAGAATTAACTAATTTTAATCGATTTAATTTAAATGTTTGTTTTATGCTTAgtatataaaattttataaaatagtatttttagttattttatatcaattttctttaaaaaaaaataaaaactttagAGCATAAAAAGTGCCCATGCAAATGCACGGGTGAATAACGAATTCCTATGAATAACTAGTTCGTTAGGAAGCTACAAAGCTATCCGCCCATACTAAAATTTCCATTTCAGCATATATCCATCTTGGAAATCATGAAGACATTGCATCTACAAACACAAACAGATCTGTAAAAGCAGTGCACCCAGTAAATTGTGCAAGTTCAACTAATACAGGTCCAAACCCAACAGCTGAATGACATGGATTAGGTACTTCtgaaatgaattacaagaataccAAATGACATCCAGAAAGATAGAATTAAAGAAACATGTTACACGGGAGAGAAGACAATAAACAGAAAGTTACAACTTAAGTGTGAAATGCCTCCCCCAACAAGCATCATGGTTGTGCAGCTTCCAGGAGTTTCTCATATACCTGTCTAGCAGTCAAATCCTCCACCTGTTTCAAGAACCATAACTCAGTACTTTAATCCAATTAAACGACAAGCAAACTTTACCTAGCGAAACAGTTTCCACCAGATCAATAAAGTCAAGACAATCACACTTTCATAAGCCATTGATGAACAACCTTGTTCAAAAGATCCAAGTACAAAGCTCGATCTGTATATGACTGTTCATGCCTTACTGGAAATGAATGATGTATGGCACGACAAATTCTCATGTCTCTCAATTACTGGAATAGTGCATGTGGGGTACTTAGGGAGCCCTTGGACATTAATGTTGATTAAACTGAATGAGGACAGTGCCTGCTGGCAAAACAGCTTCTTCTTGTGTCAAAAGCCTTTTTAAATAATTGCACATTGGTGGTATGGGGCGAGATACTTCTTTTAATATGATGTAATGGAGAAGATGCAAttcacttttctcttcttcaagaAGTTGATAATGGTACCATATTTTGGTAAGCATGCATATTTACCAGGGTTTCAATGGTGGCCAAACGGTggtaaaaatgtgattttggCTGTGCTGATCTAGGATCATTCTAGAATGGTGAATTCCTAAGGGAAAAAGAGaacagaaaagaaattttcaaataggACAAAATTCTACACACAGCACCCAGCTCTTTACTGCTACATAAAGCCAAACATAATCTTTGGCTAAAGTCGTTAAGTTCTAAAGATAGTTTTAGCAGGTCTGAATAGTACAACATGTAATCTGTCTGCAGACACATTGCTTGAAACTAAAAGCAAACAGCTGAGAAATCTATAGGCAATAATAGAAAATAGATTTTGTTTTTCTGCAGTGTTTTGAAGAAAGCATGAAGGGGTCCCTTGTCCAATGAAAAACAGGCCTTGTTCCTAGACATTTAGTTTCTAAAATATCTTGACTGGAATATGGCTCAAGAACATGAACTAATCTTCAACAATTTGGTCAACTAATTCTGCAGGAGGAGCATAATGCAGAAGAAAGTTCAAAGATCAGACACTTTACTTAAATTATCAGCAAAACATAGTGGATAAAATAACAGAATATTTGAGCTCGAATAATTCTGAAAACCCCATTTATACAAATGTATGTACGCATAGCTGTGTGTGTGTGACGTGCACAAATGTATATATGGACACATCAGGAATCTGAATGTCAACTCACCACAAGAAGCTTTGATTTGCTATTCCAACCCCTTTGAAGAGTCATCTGGCTCAATTTTAATCCCAACACCTGCCACAGAACAAATGTTAATGGCTCAGCCTAGAAAGTGAAGTAGTAAATCAAATCAAACTTCTGGCAGCAAAATTCAAAAGCACCTTTCCCATGTGTTCTAGAAGCTCATTGTTTGCCTCTCCTCTTGCTGCAGCTGCAGCTACAGTCACCCGAACATCATCAGCATTTACTCCTACAATCATATTAGGCTTACTATTATTAGCGAAATCAAAATGCAGTATCTAACGTCATTTGGGTTCTTATAAAGATACAAATGCTATATACAATTTAAggtaaaaacaaaagaaagttcTCCATCCTGGAAACTGATTATTGATTGGGCACTGCCTGGGTTCAGCATTGGATGGTGCAGCACAAAATTCATGCCATCTCATTAAACATCTTGAAAACCAACTCTGTGATCTTTGATGGGTAACGAGCACAAAATAAGAATAATGAactttgatttttatttaaaagtaTTTAAGAGAAGGACCTATTGATCACAATAAGTTTTGAAGGACTTGATAACCCTCATAAATTTCAAATAACACAAACTTATGGTCTTCCTTATCAATAGAAGTAAATGCACGAAAGGgattaaaatgacaaaaatgatATCAAATCCGCATCAAATcacaagaaaggaaaagaacctTTTTGGCAGAAGTAATTATTAATTTGATTCCTTTTATGCTCTAAATCAAATGAGAGGGTACCTAGGAAAACGTGAGAAAGTTGCAAAGTCGTACCACATCAACCTGTGACACCAGGATTCTACTTTTTTCTTCCCTTATCCTCTTTGTAGGACTGCATAGCCTAGGAACTATATAGCTAATCTGTATAAGGCTAAGGACCTTAAATCACTTATCGACATTATCAACTCTCATGTTTTCAGTTAAAAGTATATTCATCCACATTGTTGAAAATTCAAACgacaaaaaatttcttttttctttcctttccttctgtTATGGTGAAGAACACAAGAAATAATCATCAAACAAGTCATGTAAAACAAATATGCACACCAGAGTTCTGTGGAAGGTATAAAAAAGTAAAGCTAACCGATCTAATTTGAGTTAATTAACCAAGATTTAGAGGCTGTATACACAGGGCTCGCAGAGTGGACTTCTGCTTTGTAGGAGTTGTGGATTGAACCAGGTAACCAAAGGACTGCAATTCTCCAAATAACGAAGCTCCAACAAACATTAGCCCTCTTCCCTtttcacttctttttcttttccccctttaGAAAAGTTATGTCTACTCCTACAGCTTTCCCGATTTTCACAATAGAATTCCCGttgcaatgaaaataaaagaaccaaaacaaaactagAGGCATCCTTTAGCCAGCTTCTAAAATGCCCTGTTTCCTCCAAAACTTCCCAAACCTCGATGGATCAGCTGTGCCCTCTCAAACTTTTAATTCCTCATTACCCTTCTCTGTTCTGACAATATTAACCTGAAGCCTATCAGCCAATTTCACCACCAATTCTTTTCTAAAATGGCCTTTTTCACTCTCACAAACAAAAAGAACcagacttttgttgttttttttcgTTTAAAGAGCAACAGAAAATTTGGTGAATATAAAGTGCTGTCACGGTATTTAAGAatgcaaaagagaaagaaacaagGTTGAAGGGggacttttgttgcaaattgtgcTAGGGGGTATGGAGGGAGGGCAGCCAGAGCAGGGAATTGAAGATTTGGAAGTGGCAATGGGCCAACAAAGGAAGGAAGGGAGCGTGGAAGTGGACCTATGGAGATGAAAGGCCAAAAACCTAGATTTCACTTCGTTCAATATTTTTCTTTGTAAGGACCTTAAAACTTTTAACTTAATCGAAGCGCCAAAACTGATATTAATAAGTGAGCGAATGGACAACAAGTCTAAGTTGGAATAATTAGATGACCATTTtagccaaaaaacaaaaattagtctAGTAACCAGCAGCATGACAATGGAAAAAGCCTAGTTAGCTTCTGTTCCATATGCTCTAAATATTCTATTCATGCTTTTTTGCAACCAAGGATTCCTGACTTGGAGATTTCAGAGCATCAGAACTTTGCCAACAACCTCAGGTATGTCAAAGATAGAACGTAATAATctaataaattcataaatttaCTTGTGATTGCAGAGCGCTGTGCACGATCTTCTACTTCGATGGCTACTTGAACAAGGCCTCCTTCTAACTGTGATATGCATGGTGGCACAGGAGCATCCTAAGTGCTCGCAAACAATGAAATTGATATCTTAGAATATACAGTTTCAGATATAGATTGCCTCTACACAACAGTTCAACAACATTGCGCAGTGTCAATCACCAGAAGTGGTAAAATAACCAATATCAAGACTGGAGAATTCTAACTTGCTCAATTTCAGAAAATCCAATCCACCAAAAGAGGAATTCCTAGGGTCTTCAATGTGAATTAAAAACAAGAAACAGAATGTACCATGAGAATTTCCTAAGCACATACCTGTGGATTTGTCTCAGCAGCTATTGAACTGAGGGCCCCGTCAATGACATAAATGAAGGAGGCAGATTCAAGATCTTCTTCTGCTCGATAGCAAACAAAGAGCCCACAAGTAACACAATTCATGCGATACTGCTTCTCCATTTTCCCCTCTCCGCTGAAAACAATTTTATAAATGGAAAAGTTAGTTGGAAAAAGCCACACAGCAATGTTCATCCAGCAGAAGAACTAAGTTCTTAATTCTAGCACTTGAAACAACCCAAAACATTTATAGAGGTAAATTTATGGACAATTTTCAGAATTTATGAACTGGGTGTGCTCTCCTAGGATAACTTGTCAAAGTGGAGACTTTGGTGCATGTTCTTGCCCTAAATGATAACTTCATATCACAAACCAAAATAACATCTTCAAAAGCAAATGGCAGACAGAGGGATGCTGGTTATACAATTCAAAAGCACCAGGCAAGCATTCCATACTCACACAGTTAGCATAATCCTCTATGACACAGGAGCTTATTAACAATTCGATCAAATTGAAAGTGTCTGATAGGGTCAGCTTTACATTTTAACTATTCACGACATATTTACAGTCAATTAAGATGATAAAAGGCAAGAGGTTATAGTGGCAGTCCATCGAAACATTTTAAAGGCATTCagaaaatcaaagaaacgacCAAAATCAATCTATCCAGCTTATTTAACAGCAGAAGAGAGTTCAAAAGACCTCGACGCCACTCACATTCCAACTAAAACTCCAGCTTCCACGTTATCCCTTGCGCTTATTCAGATAAATTGGTGAAAGATACTCAAGAACAGAAACTCTAGGATACAAGCTTTTACCGTTTTAAGAGAACTTTTCCAGCCTCTTGTATGTTCAGCCTAGCAAGATACTTCTTCTTGTCCAACACATATGCTTTGTCAGTCTTCCTTTTTGGTATCTTCTGCAATTGAGTATCTATACACATTCTTTAGGCTCGACACACGTTATATTGGAGATACAaaccaaaaacagaaaaataaacgTCGATTCATTCTGGGCTGGATTTTGTATTTTATTACTGTATTTTTTGAGGGAAAATTGACTGAgcaatcaaattcaaaattgacggGGTATATAAGAAACGGCGGTTGGCGAAACCTGTAATGAGGACATGAGAGCTGCAGTGCTTGCAATAGTAAACGAATAGGTCAGAATCAGGCCCGTCGGGGGCGGCGTCTTCGCTCGAGTAGGTGTGGGTTGTTCTCTTCGGCATCTCTTATTGTTTCACGACTTCGGTTCTGAAGTTCAATGTGAGGTTCCCGCCGGTACGCCGGCACGCCAACGGAGAAGAAAGGAGTAGCAGAAAAAATGTCCAAGATTTTTTATACTATTACCACCGTTTTGATGAATTACACGTTTGGACTTCCCTCGTCCTTTGGAAATCATTTGATATTTGCAAGAATTTTTATATATTACTCACTGGATACCACCTTTTAATATTTTCCaactcaattatatatatatatatatactatggTGGGATAGCCCGCGACGCGCGGGAATTTGGTACTTATGATTCaagataattaataattattatttaatattttgtaGTATCAGAACTAAAGTATAATGATTTTATCATGTaattttaatagaaaaattacaagttaCATAGTGAGTTAATAAAAATAATGTGTAATAAGACATCGCTATCGTTATACTATTTAAGAATCCGTTGTGATCAAAAGCTATGTTTGAATTTCAACGGCAAAGATAGGGGTAGTTTGAAAATGTAAGAATGTTTGAAGTGCAATTGAACAGTATTCAAAGGTCTCTTCTAAAACTTATCTAAGATGAtaaaacattttaaaatatcaaatgGACCCTTCATCTCTCGAATCTATATATGCTCGTAAAAGATCCCTCAAGCAATGTTCCTGATTTCTCCCTCGACTTAAATTCAACCTGAATTATCAAGTCAAGTTTATCCATCAATCACTTTGCGTCcaatctaatctaaaataattttattttttactaactatttatataatttggtgCGTATAATACGATTTAATCACATGTTTCTTACAGAGATAATAATGCCCAAAAATGATAGATAGATAAAAAACTTAAGTGGTCTTTTTCAAAGTTTTGTAGAAACTATTCAGATTTGGTGTTTTTGGTTAAGGGCATTTCTTTATAATCTCataaataagttcaaatctGCATAAATTATTAAAGATCTGAATTGAAACTAtcttgattataaaaaattggtgcaaataatattttctaaatttgaaattgtagaaaatggtaagtaaaatcagaagaaattcctcatatgaatgtttgaagtgcaattgaaaagtaTTCAAATGTCTCTTCTTATCCAATATgataaaacattttaaagtatcaATTGGACCCTTCATCTCTCGAATCTATATCTGTTCGTGAAATATCCCTCAAGCAATGTTTCTGATTTCTCCCTCGACTTAAGCTCAATCTGAATTATCAAATCAAGTTTATCCATCAATTACTTTGCGTCCAATttaatctaaaataattttattttttactaactatttatataatttggtgGGTATGATACGACTTAATTACATGTTTCTTACAGAGATAATAATGCCCAAAAATGATAGATAGATAAGAAACTTAAGTGATCTTTTTCAAAGTTTTGTAGAAACTTTCAGATTTGGTGTTTTTGACTAGGGGCATTTCTTTATAATCTCATAAATAAGCTCAAATCTGCATAATTGTTAAAGATCTGAATTGAAACTAtcttgattataaaaaattggtgcaaataatattttctaaatttgaaattgtagaaaatggtaAGTAAAATCAGAAGAAATTCCTCATATGAATTCGAATTGCAAACTATAGGTAGAAACTGCTTAATGATAtttttcattgcttatttgtataAGTATTCAATATAACATCTCTACATAATTGACTCGTTTGAACTATGGATAATAGTTGCttcaatcaaatcaagaaacattatttatcattgtacaacatacaattatgagtaaatgaattaatacaatGCAATCCAAATGGTGCTGTAGTTAAAGCATTTAAACTCATCAAGTTCCACTACAAATTCTTTTACATAGCATAAAAAagcaaattttttgtatttgaaactataaaaataatataatacaaGAACGAGATCATAacatggaaagcaaatagagtgCAAATGACATCTTAGTATTATGTAgcatgattaattttcttttttagtttcaatgaagtacaaaattctaagttaataaattttacaatcaTAAAATTTCCAATTAAAATAAACACAAGTTGAATTCCAAATCATATTACATGAAAAAATAACTACTTGAACCATAACTGCTGGAATGTAGTCAACAGATCCCTGGAGTCAAGAATAATAGgagaaagttcatgagaaataaggttatttgacttaaataaagatATAATACCTTGGTTGAGGAGGAGAAGATGATAAAATTACTTTTCTGATTATTTTAGA
It includes:
- the LOC113738520 gene encoding UPF0235 protein At5g63440 isoform X2, yielding MSSLQKIPKRKTDKAYVLDKKKYLARLNIQEAGKVLLKRGEGKMEKQYRMNCVTCGLFVCYRAEEDLESASFIYVIDGALSSIAAETNPQDAPVPPCISQLEGGLVQVAIEVEDRAQRSAITRVNADDVRVTVAAAAARGEANNELLEHMGKVLGLKLSQMTLQRGWNSKSKLLVVEDLTARQVYEKLLEAAQP
- the LOC113738520 gene encoding UPF0235 protein At5g63440 isoform X1, yielding MPKRTTHTYSSEDAAPDGPDSDLFVYYCKHCSSHVLITDTQLQKIPKRKTDKAYVLDKKKYLARLNIQEAGKVLLKRGEGKMEKQYRMNCVTCGLFVCYRAEEDLESASFIYVIDGALSSIAAETNPQDAPVPPCISQLEGGLVQVAIEVEDRAQRSAITRVNADDVRVTVAAAAARGEANNELLEHMGKVLGLKLSQMTLQRGWNSKSKLLVVEDLTARQVYEKLLEAAQP